A single window of Parabacteroides sp. FAFU027 DNA harbors:
- a CDS encoding DUF4979 domain-containing protein, which translates to MFAVAQRTFVHPGISHKLSDLQRMKDMVNAGIDPWKTTYARLQENKYASYNYKVMGDSSRTELITTTGDYNKLKFDGLAAYYNSLMWYITGDKRHAEKAVQIFKAWSNLKRMKTGGTDCLDAGRVIWKIVEAVEIIKNTYPGWKKEDIDKFKAMIVYPGYSSKEVPTQAIKNGDVTFYWYMYNGDAVRHGNQGLFGYRGVMAMGIFLDNEIMYDRALRALKGLPHRPDDLPYPAGPPVTTTSPLPSSNAYYDEFKITAPFAPDKKIEDYGYNEAIENYIWETGQGQETSRDQGHAVLGVSIILTICEMAWNQGDDIYSFLNNRPLKGMEYALRYNLSYKYSFPDQPKPWEPTEQSGEFIQRKDRSGRWLSKAPNPYNGNDLNRLTRGVNVVSGQTPIEELVLGHYQGRLQMKDDSVKWTRRTLDIVQKETGVEQGGFDVDHPGWGGLTFHRPKDCAGDPCTFVNGRPVFALPTIPGKIEAEDFDFFQTKANGKSYNDLTPTNTGGKYRTGESVDISTCPTGGYQVVNIQPGEWLNYTVNIPINSAYDVKINYAAANSNGKIKVAFDGADKTTWVNVPFGGESSTAATDFKTVTIAKQIPLSAGVQSIRIYFDGAANAFTLNNIQIELNPAGPKKVVLKAKETKTSIQLDWTMENILAKSQKIYRGTTLDFKAATVLEDNVSGDSFNDRSCAANVEYYYWVAVTAVDGQEQLSLPVKAVSHIGLVDDCFKEDNKLWVVATNGASSEIVDNALKVIFTTMENGKLRGDIKRNAELALHAGNYPILAFKGTFPEVANLQLASNLGTFGNGSNKFKKMGDNVIYYDLSTTPFVSKEMNSFISKTEATVIPAGLSLKVADVTSTEEGYTICWVKTFKSVDELKAFLKSEKSN; encoded by the coding sequence ATGTTTGCCGTTGCTCAGCGAACGTTTGTCCATCCCGGTATTTCACATAAACTATCCGACCTGCAACGGATGAAAGATATGGTTAATGCCGGTATTGATCCCTGGAAAACTACTTATGCCCGGTTACAGGAAAATAAGTATGCCAGCTACAATTATAAAGTAATGGGGGACAGTTCCAGAACAGAACTGATTACCACTACCGGAGATTACAACAAGCTTAAATTTGACGGACTCGCGGCCTACTACAACTCTCTGATGTGGTATATTACCGGAGATAAACGTCATGCCGAAAAAGCTGTCCAGATATTTAAAGCCTGGTCAAACCTGAAGCGGATGAAAACCGGAGGTACCGACTGTCTTGATGCCGGTCGTGTGATTTGGAAAATTGTTGAGGCTGTCGAAATCATCAAAAATACTTATCCCGGATGGAAAAAAGAGGATATTGATAAGTTTAAAGCGATGATTGTTTATCCGGGTTATTCCAGTAAAGAAGTACCCACACAAGCAATTAAAAACGGTGATGTAACTTTCTATTGGTATATGTATAACGGTGACGCCGTTCGTCACGGTAATCAGGGATTGTTCGGATACCGGGGGGTAATGGCCATGGGAATTTTCCTGGATAATGAGATTATGTATGACCGGGCATTGCGTGCGTTAAAAGGCTTGCCTCATCGTCCCGATGATCTACCTTATCCTGCTGGTCCTCCGGTAACGACTACCTCTCCTTTGCCCTCGTCGAATGCCTACTACGATGAATTCAAAATCACCGCGCCATTTGCACCGGACAAAAAGATAGAGGATTATGGTTACAATGAGGCGATTGAAAATTATATATGGGAAACCGGACAAGGGCAGGAGACTTCCCGTGACCAGGGGCATGCTGTCTTGGGGGTATCCATTATCCTGACGATATGTGAAATGGCCTGGAATCAGGGCGACGATATCTATAGCTTTCTCAATAACAGACCACTGAAAGGAATGGAATATGCTCTGCGATACAACCTTTCATATAAATACTCTTTTCCGGACCAGCCTAAACCCTGGGAGCCTACCGAGCAATCAGGCGAATTTATCCAACGAAAAGACCGCAGTGGACGCTGGTTGTCCAAAGCCCCCAACCCCTACAATGGAAACGATTTGAATCGTTTAACCAGAGGTGTTAATGTCGTATCAGGCCAGACGCCGATAGAAGAATTGGTATTGGGGCACTATCAGGGGCGTTTACAAATGAAGGATGATTCTGTAAAATGGACTCGTCGGACTTTGGATATAGTCCAAAAAGAAACCGGAGTAGAGCAGGGCGGATTCGACGTGGACCATCCGGGGTGGGGGGGCCTGACCTTCCATCGTCCGAAAGATTGTGCCGGAGACCCATGTACATTTGTCAACGGTCGTCCTGTTTTTGCATTGCCTACTATTCCCGGGAAAATTGAAGCGGAGGATTTCGACTTTTTTCAAACTAAAGCCAATGGTAAATCATATAATGACCTAACGCCGACCAATACCGGAGGGAAATATCGTACGGGAGAATCTGTTGATATTTCTACTTGCCCGACCGGTGGCTATCAGGTGGTAAATATCCAGCCGGGTGAATGGCTCAATTACACAGTCAATATTCCTATCAATTCAGCTTACGATGTAAAAATCAATTATGCGGCAGCCAATAGTAACGGTAAAATCAAGGTTGCTTTTGATGGAGCAGATAAAACGACTTGGGTAAATGTGCCTTTCGGCGGTGAAAGTTCGACAGCAGCAACTGATTTCAAGACAGTGACCATTGCTAAACAGATCCCCCTTTCAGCAGGAGTGCAATCCATAAGAATCTACTTTGATGGAGCTGCGAATGCTTTTACACTGAATAATATTCAGATTGAGCTGAATCCCGCCGGGCCGAAAAAAGTGGTGCTGAAAGCTAAAGAGACTAAGACTAGTATTCAACTGGATTGGACTATGGAAAATATCCTGGCGAAATCTCAGAAAATATACCGTGGAACAACCCTGGATTTTAAGGCGGCGACTGTCTTGGAAGATAATGTGTCAGGCGATAGCTTTAATGACAGAAGCTGTGCAGCGAATGTTGAATATTATTATTGGGTAGCCGTAACGGCAGTGGATGGTCAGGAGCAGCTTTCTCTACCTGTAAAAGCGGTATCACACATCGGGCTGGTTGATGATTGCTTCAAGGAGGATAATAAGCTTTGGGTTGTTGCAACAAACGGAGCCTCTTCTGAAATAGTTGATAATGCATTGAAGGTGATTTTTACCACCATGGAAAATGGTAAACTTCGTGGAGATATAAAACGGAATGCAGAACTAGCACTGCACGCCGGAAACTATCCGATTCTGGCTTTTAAAGGTACTTTTCCTGAAGTTGCAAATCTCCAATTGGCTAGCAACCTGGGGACTTTCGGAAACGGTTCAAATAAATTCAAGAAAATGGGGGATAACGTGATTTATTATGACCTGTCTACGACTCCGTTTGTCTCAAAAGAGATGAATAGCTTTATCTCCAAAACAGAAGCAACTGTCATTCCGGCAGGATTATCTTTGAAAGTAGCTGATGTAACCAGTACAGAAGAGGGCTATACTATATGTTGGGTAAAGACCTTTAAGAGTGTGGATGAGCTGAAAGCATTTTTGAAGTCTGAAAAAAGTAATTAG
- a CDS encoding carbohydrate-binding protein — MKYMVQAGKEPWTSSFTKLQANSYAKYTYTVQWKTDSVRVVENLSSNYEKFKYDALAAYYNSLMWYITGDVRHAQKCVQIFNAMKNIRSIVSATESLGAGRVIWKLLEGAEIIKNTYTGWQQTDIDAFKAMLVYPGYSTSVDHSGDAEHSFYWAMFNGDFGRHGNQGLFGIRGIMAMGIFMDNEIMFDRALRYLKGQAHRSDDLPYVSGPTIVSSSPSATNSYFDTYTLSAPYIQSTIEDYGYNEVIKNYIWENGQSQESSRDQSHALLGVSIINTMCEMAWNQGEDIYSFLNYRPLLGLEFYNHYNVSYNFSFTDQLTSWEPTVSTGEFIQRRDRSARWYSKAINPYSESDFVNVTRGTFVTSGNAPVWEMVLGHYKSRLNLPQSQYKWTVRCDSISRKNFGYEQQGFQVDHPGFGGLTFHRVDNCPGDPCTFVNRQPVYGIHMLPGKVEAEDFDFFSAQGQSRTFYELSGTKVANDYRPDSAVTIKSCSAGGYKVSDMAAGEWLAYTVYVPSTQKYSIKVNYSAPLSGSRLKIALGGTDKTTEIALPSTGAGIWSDYTLSGAASLTSGIQDLRAYVSGVSNNLELNSISILSETTATDEVRISSSYRVFTEENRIYINGVLPNDMLTVFAINGTQVRSFQVTTDPVSFSLPKGIYILNVQSRDNSQRFKVVI, encoded by the coding sequence ATGAAATATATGGTACAGGCCGGCAAAGAGCCCTGGACTTCATCGTTTACAAAGTTACAGGCTAATAGTTATGCCAAATATACTTACACTGTACAGTGGAAAACAGACTCTGTTCGGGTAGTGGAAAATTTGTCATCTAATTACGAGAAGTTTAAATACGATGCATTGGCCGCTTACTACAACTCTCTGATGTGGTATATTACAGGAGATGTGCGCCATGCCCAAAAGTGTGTGCAGATATTTAATGCCATGAAGAATATTCGCAGCATCGTTTCTGCGACAGAAAGTCTGGGGGCAGGTCGTGTCATCTGGAAGTTGCTGGAAGGAGCTGAAATTATCAAAAATACCTACACCGGTTGGCAACAGACAGATATTGACGCGTTTAAAGCGATGTTGGTTTATCCCGGTTATTCTACATCAGTTGACCACTCAGGTGACGCAGAACATTCGTTTTACTGGGCGATGTTTAATGGAGACTTTGGACGTCATGGCAACCAAGGCCTTTTTGGAATCAGGGGTATCATGGCGATGGGTATTTTTATGGACAATGAGATAATGTTCGACCGTGCATTGCGCTATCTTAAAGGTCAGGCTCACCGTTCGGATGATTTGCCTTATGTGTCAGGTCCGACGATTGTCAGTTCTTCCCCTTCAGCTACGAATAGCTATTTTGATACATATACTCTGAGTGCACCCTATATTCAATCAACAATAGAAGATTATGGATATAACGAGGTGATAAAGAATTATATCTGGGAAAATGGTCAAAGCCAGGAGTCTTCCCGTGATCAAAGTCATGCTTTGTTGGGGGTATCCATCATTAATACGATGTGTGAGATGGCCTGGAACCAAGGGGAGGATATTTACAGCTTTTTGAATTATAGACCATTGTTGGGTCTTGAATTCTATAACCATTATAATGTCTCTTACAATTTTTCATTCACAGATCAGCTTACATCCTGGGAGCCAACGGTCTCTACCGGAGAATTTATTCAACGACGAGACCGTAGTGCCAGATGGTATTCAAAGGCTATAAATCCTTATTCCGAAAGCGACTTTGTGAATGTAACCAGAGGTACTTTTGTTACTTCCGGAAATGCCCCTGTTTGGGAGATGGTACTAGGGCATTATAAATCAAGATTGAATTTACCTCAATCACAATATAAATGGACGGTCAGATGTGATAGTATTTCCCGAAAAAACTTTGGTTATGAGCAGCAGGGATTTCAGGTGGATCATCCCGGATTTGGTGGGTTAACTTTTCACAGGGTAGATAATTGTCCGGGCGATCCGTGTACATTTGTTAATAGGCAACCCGTTTACGGAATTCATATGCTGCCGGGCAAAGTGGAAGCCGAAGATTTCGACTTTTTTTCCGCACAGGGACAGAGCCGGACCTTTTACGAATTGTCAGGAACGAAGGTGGCTAACGATTATCGCCCTGATAGTGCAGTTACAATAAAAAGCTGTTCTGCCGGAGGGTATAAAGTCAGCGATATGGCGGCCGGAGAATGGCTGGCCTATACCGTTTACGTTCCATCTACTCAGAAATATTCAATTAAAGTAAACTATTCCGCTCCATTATCCGGTTCAAGATTGAAAATAGCTTTAGGCGGAACAGATAAAACCACAGAAATCGCATTACCCTCCACGGGTGCTGGTATCTGGTCGGATTATACCTTAAGTGGAGCAGCAAGTCTGACTTCCGGAATACAGGATTTACGTGCATATGTTTCGGGTGTATCAAATAATCTGGAACTGAATTCTATTTCCATTCTGTCAGAAACTACTGCGACGGATGAGGTAAGAATAAGTTCATCGTATCGAGTCTTTACAGAGGAAAACCGGATTTATATAAATGGCGTTTTGCCCAATGATATGCTGACTGTTTTTGCCATCAACGGTACACAAGTGAGGTCATTTCAGGTTACAACCGATCCAGTTTCATTCTCTTTACCCAAAGGGATATATATCCTGAACGTTCAGTCACGAGATAATTCACAGAGATTCAAAGTAGTGATCTAA